One genomic segment of Gossypium arboreum isolate Shixiya-1 chromosome 3, ASM2569848v2, whole genome shotgun sequence includes these proteins:
- the LOC108478743 gene encoding agamous-like MADS-box protein AP1: MGRGRVELKRIENKINRRVTFSKRRSGLFKKAHELSVLCDAEVALIVFSHKWKLYEYSTDSCMEKILERYERHYYAERHLVATEPESQGEWSVEYNRLKAKVELLQKNHRHYMGEDLDPLSLKELQNLEQQLDTALKHIRARKNQLLNESISELQRKEKAIKEQNAMLANQIKEREKTVARQSQWGQQDNGLNTSSFVLPHPHPSLNIGGIYQ; encoded by the exons ATGGGGAGAGGTAGGGTTGAATTGAAGAGGATAGAGAACAAGATTAACAGGCGAGTTACTTTCTCCAAAAGGAGAAGTGGGTTGTTCAAGAAAGCTCATGAACTCTCTGTCTTATGCGATGCTGAAGTCGCTTTGATTGTCTTCTCTCATAAATGGAAGCTCTATGAATACTCCACTGATTCCTG CATGGAGAAGATCCTTGAACGCTATGAAAGGCATTATTACGCTGAGAGGCATCTTGTTGCTACTGAGCCTGAATCACAG GGCGAATGGTCCGTTGAGTATAATAGACTTAAGGCTAAGGTTGAGCTCTTGCAGAAAAATCACAG GCACTACATGGGAGAAGATTTAGACCCATTGAGTCTCAAGGAGCTGCAGAATTTGGAGCAGCAGCTTGATACCGCTCTTAAACACATTCGAGCCAGAAAA AACCAACTCTTGAATGAGTCAATATCCGAGCTTCAAAGAAAG GAAAAGGCAATAAAGGAGCAAAACGCAATGCTAGCAAATCAG ATCAAAGAGAGGGAGAAGACAGTTGCACGGCAATCTCAGTGGGGGCAACAAGACAATGGCCTCAACACATCATCCTTCGTGCTGCCACACCCACATCCCTCTTTGAACATTGG